ATCACAAATATGATAGTTCAATAAATAAATCCAATAAGAAATTCAAAAGAGACTTTcatagccagagagtggttagaatttgGAACTTGCTCTAACTGGAGTGGTTCAGACGAATTGCATGGACGCACTTTTGGGAAGTTTAGACATGTACATGAGGGAAAAAGAGAATGATATGATGATGGGCGGTGGATGAAGCAGGGTGGGAGGAGCCTTCAATGGAGCATAACACTGGCATCGACCGGTTGGGCCGAACGACCTGATTCCGCGCTGCAGATGTAAGTTTATGTAAGGTCTCTGCAGAAACCGCTAAGCATAAAACTCTGCTTCTTTAAAACAACAGAATTGTTTAGTCACTCAGATAGTGCAAACTAGGTCGCTGAAATCCGACCTGCAGCTATTGGTCTTTGGTCGCTACAACCTAAATGTAGCCTTTGTTTCTTGCAGACACTTCAGACTGCTTTCCCAATGCTCCTGCCCTCTGGGAAGGCTTTATCCTAATGCAAATATTTCATCTCTCACCTTTATTTTAGTCAGTTAGCAACCCGTAAATGTAATTCAATCCAATTTATTTCAAAAGCAAGAAAATACAATAAAGTTTAAGTCTGAACTCTTAGTAAAATCGGCACCAAGCCACACAATATTCTCATCAAAACAACGGAGAGAACATTTCCCCTGATAACTTGGGGATGTGGAGTGTGTGGATGGCTGGCCCTGCAGAAGTTCCCAGTTTTCCAATTTTCACTTGTAAAGGCGCAGTTATAAAGAGAATGTTATTGGTATTTGAATATTTAACTTGCACGAAAAGAAACGAAACTAGTTTGCCCCTGAACTTACAGACCAGGTAATCAAATGGCAGAATAAAAAGGTTCCAATGTGACCTTTCCGTTAGAACTGGAAAATCTAGAAGGATTGTTGAAGTAGGGTTTTGTGAAGAGAATTTTATCATGTTGGATTGATAATTTGACATCCTGGGAAAACTACTTCAAAGAACCTTGTATATTTATTTAAATAACAAGCCATTATGAAGGGAACAAGCGTTGTAAGCGAGATTGTGAAGGGCATTCAAGTCAGTAttgtggaattttcacagtaacttcattgcagtattaatgtaagcctacttgtaatactaataaataaacttaaaaaaatttaATGCTTATTCCAGTGAGTTCTGGTGAAAAAGGAGAGGTAAACTGAAAAGGCGGGTTAATTTCATTCCCACATCGCGTTTGTGTATATAGCTTTTTATTGAATTTTCTTGTAACCCTCGCGAAAAATGAACAAAAAGCAACATTGCACACACTTTACTGTTTAAacagcagatttttttacacttcCAACGCTTACAAATTAGTCATCATATTTGAAGATTCCGAACAACGTCGCCGTAATCTGATAACCGATATTTTTATATAATGTCATGAAAAGTAAAGAAAATAGAAAGTAAATGGGCACTGTGAGTGCATGGTTTAAAGGTGTCTTATTCTATTTGCTCTATAACTACTTAACTCTGATCTCGGGGCTGCTAATAGTCTGTTTTTTCTCTGTACAAAGTGGCATCACCAATATTATTCGTACATTGTGGGTCTGTTAAGTCGAAATGAACCACCCACACCCTTTACCATATTATCATTGCACTGCGGATCGACTCAAATACAAATCAATGTCAGAATACCAAATCCAAACGTTGCGTGGAAAAAAAATGTATAAATTGCGGATGGATTTGGCCGAGTGTTTTTTTCAATAAACTACATTATTCCTTTTACACAAATCCGCGATTTTGTTTTCTGTCGCATCATTTGATTCAGATAATGAGAATTAAACGACACAATGTACTTTTATGCAAGGGATCAAATCATGGCAGTAACCCCATTCAGTAAAATGGGATACCGCAAAATCAATGTTTCTATAGAGGGTGAAATTCAGAGATCTTGCCAACTTCCCCTCCAAAGTACTTCTCTATTTAGCTCTGATGCTATATTAACAGGTTGGATTGTCCTTTATTTCCTCATTATATAAACAGGGGGGAGAGAGCCTGTATCGCCTCGCCTTTCTGTCCACTAGTGAATGACCTGTGGAACTAGCCATAAGAGTGCGAACACTGTGCTATGCTCGAGACATTGTCAACATTCACATTACCAGGCTCTGATTCCATGCAATGTAGAAACCCCTGTGTTCTGGTGGATTTGAGTCTGTACCGCAGTATTCAAGTCATTGACAGTGAAGTTCATGTTCATAAAGCTGCCGGTCGCTGTAGAAGGGGGCATGGCCTGCACACTAGGATAATTACAGCTGTAGTTGGCAGTAGTGGCTGCACCACTGTAGTTGGTATAGTTCGCATAAGTGCTATAAGCGTAAGGGCTGATGTTCATGTTATACGGTGAATTATAAGGTGAAGACTCCCCCAGACACGGCTTCCCATCTCTGACTAGAACTGGGACCGCGATTCTTCTCGGAGGCGGGAGGCCAACCATTTCCAGAGACTTGTCCTGGCGTTGTCTTTTACATTTGTACCTGCGATTTTGGAACCAGATTTTAACCTGGGTGGAGGTGAGCTTCAGTATGTTTGCCAAATGGTCCCTCTCGGGGGCAGAGAGATACTTCTGCTGTTTAAACCGCCTCTCCAGTTCGTAGACCTGAGCCTGGGAGAAGAGAACTCGGGGCTTCCTCCTCCTTCGACGGGGTCTCTCAGCTTCATCCGATTTCTGCCCTTCCTTCCCCGCGTTAACCTCCATCAGTCGGCATTCTAAATTGCAAAGGCAAGTCATTAGTTATAAGCAAACCCTTACCCTTTCTGCATCTTTCTTCTTCAACCGTTTTTCTGGTTGAATCAGCTTTCTCAAAGGAGGAGTAATTCGATCAATAATCGATCAAGAAATAGGTACAGAGCCTGATCAATACATTATCGTCTATACGAAGTTGAATGAACATGAAGGTATAACTTCAATCTGGCTTTATGTTGCATAACTCTCCAGAAACCTGCAGAAGCCCAGGAATTGGAGATGTGGAGTTTCAATTTAAATTCGAGATAATGCATTAAGTGTGAACCGCTTTTTAGAAGAAGATATCATACTGTCGCTCGAAATGATTTTCAGTTTTGAAATAAAACATTAGGAGGCTGTTAATGTTCAAGTTGGACATCAATATCAAATGGTTCGTTAACACGAGATCAGAGGAAGGCACTTGACAAGGTCAACATCAGCACGTTGAAAAATGACAGGATATAGAACACTTGAAATTGGGCGATTTCTCCCTTCAGCTTTAGAATTTCCTAACATTCAACGTAAAATGTTCTGTATGCATAGATGCCAAGGTCAGTGTTTAAGCATAAACACCGCGGCACACCAACGGGTTAGAGGTGAGGGAGGATGAATCTCACAGTGAAGAAAAGGATTGTAAAACGTATTCATATAAGCATGTTTCAGCTATCGTGTTTTGAGGAAGCTATGAACTAAACATCCAAACTCTTtgataaatatataaaaaagaaACTTCGTTTAAGAACAGTCTCTCGCTTTCCCATGGAGAAATATGTATTTAAGATATATAAACACTGCTCCAATATATTAATAAGAAAACAGTGTCAATCTCTGTCAGTTTTAATTAGTGGAATATTAACAAAGCGAACCCAGGAACACCTCAATAGCTTTTTATAGGTAACTGGTGTGATGCAGGATCAGATATTCAAATGTTTAGAGCAAAATTATGGAACAAATTCAATCCTATGAGTTTAgtgttactttaaaaaaaagactaaATGGGTGCAGGGCCTTGCAAAACTCAGGGAAAACGAAATGCTCATTTTTCGCTAGTTTGGCAAGAGGTTGATCGCTAACCAGCGATTAGCCAGAGAACAATTCagacttttaaaataaatttgtctTCGAATGTGTATTGTGTAATATTTTAAGCATGGAACTAATACAGAAACAAGAACAACATACCTGAAATAGTTAAACAGCAAATTCAAAAATATTTACTATTTTACACTCAAATCAGTACAACATTTGTTTACGTTAATTATAACTTGGTCCTTTAATTTTTATTTCGTCCATAACAATATATCATTGAGTTATTTGAATGACGAATGAACAGCGAATTAAGATATTTACAAAGGATATTAATCGACATCTATTTGAAAAGTGGAGGCACCCTTGGAGTGCTCCAGAAATAAACACATGGAGTTTTATGTGAACTTATTATATAGATTTATATTTCCACTGCTGTAATAATGTGTTGCAAACTCTAGTTCATTTGCTTGGTTTAAATCTGATTTAACATTTCCCAGTTACGAGATACATTTTATTCAGACATTTTATGAGCTTGGACTTGGAGATCCCGTCCAAATCATCAGGCACATACTTACAGGCATATCTTGAGAAGCCAGTAATTGTAGGTACT
The Mustelus asterias chromosome 16, sMusAst1.hap1.1, whole genome shotgun sequence DNA segment above includes these coding regions:
- the nkx2.5 gene encoding LOW QUALITY PROTEIN: homeobox protein Nkx-2.5 (The sequence of the model RefSeq protein was modified relative to this genomic sequence to represent the inferred CDS: substituted 1 base at 1 genomic stop codon); translation: MFAGAATSTPFSVKDILNLQQHPDMASLGESAGLDLPPSPASCMLARSKQQHYSETQPLATYNELLPKLNACKNHPNYSSGPFANNYLEIDGREAKTSNGATGNTKGKKEFYXCLKPEGQKSDEAERPRRRRRKPRVLFSQAQVYELERRFKQQKYLSAPERDHLANILKLTSTQVKIWFQNRRYKCKRQRQDKSLEMVGLPPPRRIAVPVLVRDGKPCLGESSPYNSPYNMNISPYAYSTYANYTNYSGAATTANYSCNYPSVQAMPPSTATGSFMNMNFTVNDLNTAVQTQIHQNTGVSTLHGIRAW